A window of the Butyricimonas virosa genome harbors these coding sequences:
- a CDS encoding DcaP family trimeric outer membrane transporter has protein sequence MKKLTLLLLIAISCGFYTGVRAQVNVTSVSEKNDADNFYKMMKEAFPLSFNDPASPRFVFFNKNKNFVFGVGGFVQVQGIYDFNGVPNDNYFTTNTIVLKGEQSGGRYGISVGQSRLFFKLVGDTDVGRLVTYMEMEFEGNQSTPILRQAFIKFKGFTIGKTWSTFCDIAAGPATVDEEGPSSEVALRQPQIRYTYDFTDKLEASLALEYVEPSYTEGEFTKYINQRIPDIPVNVKYSFKNGSHLQAGAVLRNMYYKDEIEDKDRIVTGWGASLSGIWQFAQNTSLCFQGVYGKGISNYIQDISGTGLDLVPNATAEGKLKAFGAWGGYIGFSHNWSKVLTSNIMYSYARVLDRYGMPTTSYKYAQYAAANLFWDFSEYGSCAIEYVFGRRNDFNKDYGNASRINTMIQYRF, from the coding sequence ATGAAAAAATTGACATTGCTATTGTTGATAGCCATTTCTTGTGGATTCTACACGGGGGTACGAGCACAAGTCAACGTGACTTCCGTCTCGGAAAAAAATGATGCGGACAACTTCTACAAAATGATGAAAGAGGCTTTCCCGCTATCATTCAATGACCCAGCATCTCCAAGATTCGTGTTTTTCAACAAGAATAAAAACTTCGTTTTCGGTGTGGGGGGATTCGTGCAAGTACAGGGGATTTACGATTTTAACGGAGTTCCCAATGACAATTATTTTACCACAAACACCATTGTTCTTAAAGGAGAACAATCCGGGGGTAGATATGGTATTTCTGTCGGGCAGTCCCGCCTATTCTTCAAATTAGTCGGGGACACGGATGTCGGTAGACTGGTCACCTACATGGAAATGGAATTCGAGGGTAACCAGAGCACCCCAATTCTAAGACAAGCCTTTATCAAATTTAAAGGCTTCACGATCGGTAAGACATGGAGTACATTCTGTGATATTGCCGCAGGCCCGGCCACGGTGGACGAGGAAGGTCCTTCCAGCGAGGTGGCATTACGCCAGCCGCAGATTCGTTACACGTATGATTTTACTGACAAGCTGGAAGCATCCTTGGCATTGGAGTACGTGGAGCCATCCTACACGGAAGGAGAATTTACCAAGTACATCAACCAACGAATTCCGGACATCCCGGTCAACGTGAAGTACAGTTTCAAAAACGGGAGTCACCTGCAAGCGGGAGCCGTGTTGAGAAATATGTATTATAAAGATGAAATTGAGGATAAAGACCGGATCGTTACCGGTTGGGGAGCCTCGTTGAGCGGTATCTGGCAATTTGCCCAAAATACATCCCTCTGTTTCCAAGGAGTATACGGGAAAGGAATCTCCAATTACATACAGGACATTTCCGGTACGGGGCTTGACCTCGTTCCCAATGCCACGGCAGAAGGGAAATTGAAAGCTTTTGGCGCATGGGGTGGCTACATCGGATTCTCTCACAACTGGAGCAAGGTACTGACATCAAACATCATGTACAGCTACGCCCGGGTCCTTGATCGCTACGGGATGCCCACGACATCATACAAATACGCACAATACGCCGCCGCCAACCTGTTCTGGGATTTCAGTGAATACGGTTCTTGCGCCATAGAGTACGTGTTCGGTCGCCGGAATGACTTCAACAAAGATTACGGTAACGCCAGCCGTATCAACACGATGATACAATACCGGTTCTAA
- a CDS encoding OmpA family protein, protein MRKIVFSFCFLMVTSLLVAQNQKKQAYNDFSRWSLGLNGGISIFRGDMVSFSADKTYIGGQGGLQLGYQFTPTFCLSLTADMGQGKGSAKKWEKEFKIYPSGESYYGTTPEAGFARYNDLYTKVKYFTVGLHGDLNVNNFFGKKEMRRWTVLLSPAVYLQKFSPKLYKKEDDKRFDTSSTLDNDVNLGLGGDLALRYRAGKHIDLQLKSGVAWIANNNFDGVATCCTSQYNWQANLSVGVVWKIGNNKKKENLMYAAARSAAPVIVPVKEETRPVVKEEQKPVVKQEEKTIENVVKVEAVEKTFPELPTIHFKRNLAVIDTARYAGELSRIVETLKEFPGVKVDIRGYTDHTGTDRVNLPLSLKRAEALKTYLIGKGISADRMSTFGEGKDMSVDQKDIYTEKARKVEVKKHE, encoded by the coding sequence ATGAGAAAAATAGTATTCTCTTTTTGTTTTCTGATGGTTACTTCCCTTTTGGTAGCACAGAATCAAAAAAAACAGGCGTATAATGACTTTTCCCGTTGGAGCCTGGGGTTGAACGGGGGAATATCCATTTTCCGTGGAGACATGGTTTCCTTCTCTGCCGATAAAACTTACATCGGTGGACAAGGTGGTTTACAACTCGGTTATCAATTCACCCCGACATTCTGTTTGTCGTTGACAGCTGACATGGGACAGGGAAAAGGAAGTGCCAAAAAATGGGAGAAAGAGTTCAAGATTTACCCGAGCGGGGAGTCTTATTACGGGACGACCCCAGAGGCTGGTTTCGCTCGCTATAATGACCTTTACACCAAGGTGAAATATTTCACGGTTGGGTTGCACGGTGATCTTAACGTGAATAACTTCTTCGGGAAGAAAGAAATGCGTCGCTGGACTGTGTTGTTGAGCCCGGCGGTTTACCTTCAAAAGTTCTCGCCGAAGCTCTACAAGAAAGAGGATGACAAGCGTTTTGACACCTCTTCCACGTTGGATAACGACGTGAACCTGGGACTGGGGGGAGATTTGGCCTTGCGTTACCGGGCCGGCAAGCATATCGATTTACAACTGAAATCCGGTGTGGCCTGGATAGCGAACAACAACTTTGACGGTGTGGCCACTTGCTGCACGAGCCAGTATAACTGGCAGGCGAATCTCTCTGTTGGGGTGGTGTGGAAGATCGGTAACAACAAGAAGAAAGAGAACCTGATGTACGCGGCTGCTCGTTCCGCTGCCCCGGTAATAGTTCCCGTGAAAGAGGAGACTCGTCCGGTGGTGAAGGAGGAGCAAAAACCGGTTGTCAAGCAAGAGGAGAAGACAATAGAGAACGTGGTGAAGGTGGAGGCAGTGGAGAAAACATTCCCGGAATTACCGACAATCCATTTCAAGCGTAATTTGGCGGTCATTGACACGGCGCGTTATGCCGGAGAACTGTCTCGTATCGTGGAGACGTTAAAGGAGTTCCCGGGCGTGAAGGTTGACATTCGGGGTTACACGGATCACACGGGTACCGATCGGGTGAACCTGCCGTTATCCTTGAAACGGGCAGAGGCGTTGAAAACCTACTTGATAGGCAAAGGCATTTCAGCCGACCGGATGAGTACGTTTGGAGAGGGTAAGGATATGTCGGTGGATCAAAAGGATATTTACACGGAGAAGGCTCGTAAAGTTGAAGTGAAGAAACACGAGTAA